TGTAATTGTAAATTTTATACCAATTCAGTTATAATTCATGTTTACACTGAAATTCTATCAGTTTACAGAACTGGAGAGACcccatttcccctaaatttctagATGAAGAGGCGTCTATAAACTAATATATTTTTAGTGTAattgtgaattttataccaattcAATTATAATTCACGTTGTAAACCCGAAATTCTATCAATATGTAGAACTGGAGAGGCcccatttcccctaaatttctagATGAAGAGGTGCGAGACGGTGTTTGTACCTTGTTCAGTCAGAATTAAAGTTTTTCATTCTGTTCTTAATCTCCTAAAATTCCAAACAAAGGGCAATTGGCTGTCAGAGATAAATCAACGTAGTTACAGTGGATAGCAGCCGTGAAATTCAAAGACGTGTATATTTTGCTTTGCATTTCTTTCTTCCGAAGCCCAAAGAGCTTACGTTAATTTTTGCTTTGCTTTGCACTTCTTGAGTTCAAAAGCTTTGTTATGCATTAGTAGGAATACAACTCTGACCAGCTTACCTGTTTATTTCAACTCCTATTACTTTCTCTggttaaaaaggaaaagaagtctgaccaaaaaaaaaaataaaaaatgaaaaaaaaatcagaaacttGTACAAATTCTCTTCTGTGTCTGCATGCATTGCATAGACTAAGAATCAAATACTGCCATAAATTCATGCATCGGAGGGGAACCAAATACTGCCATAAATAGCTGTGACTTGCTTAAGGAAGGAAGCCGAGTAAATTGCAGAAATGGCAACTGCAGTGAGGAGGATCAAACTGGGCTCCCAAGGCTTTGAAGTCTCTGCACAAGGACTTGGATGCATGGGCATGTCTGCTCTCTATGGCATTCCTAAGCCAGAGGCTGAAATGATCCCACTCATACATCATGCCATAGATAGTGGTGTCACCCATCTTGACACTTCCGACTTCTATGGTCCTCACACCAACGAAGTTCTCATAGGCAAGGTACATAATGAATCCTTATTTTTCACTTTAGCAAACCAAATGAAACTCTAAGAGCTTTTATCTATGGGAGAGATGCTTCTTAGGCGGCATGTAATGGTTTTgaggctcttttttttttgaaggctTTGAAAGGAGGATATAGGGAGAAAGTGCAGCTAGCTACCAAGTTCGCGATAAGAGTACTAGAAGACGGAAGCATGGGAGGTATCTGTGGTGAACCAGCATATGTTAGAGCAGCATGTGAAGCTAGTCTGAGGCGTCTGGATGTTGATTACATTGATCTCTATTATGTTCATCGTATCGACACTCGTGTGCCTATAGAAGTCACGGTTAGTCTTCTTCCCTGAAATTTCAAGATGTCTCATTTCTAGTTAAACTGGTTCATTCATCGATTATTCGGTTGATAAAATGGATAGCATAGACATTACCATTTTCTTCCTGCTTTAAGCATTTGATATCTTTTTCTCAAGTCTCCAATATTTGTTAGATGGGAGAACTGAAGAAGCTGGTTGAAGAGGGGAAAATAAGATACATAGGGCTCTCAGAGGCCTCACCTGATACCATTAGAAGGGCTCATGCAGTTCATCCAATAACAGCAGTTCAATTGGAGTGGTCTTTGTGGACACGAGATGCAGAAGACAGTGTTATTCCCACTTGCAGGTAAGACGTTGATTTCTTTTGGCAATCATAATTAGCAGAGTGTTCTCACCATATTACTGTTTCTTGCAGGGAGCTTGGAATTGGTATTGTTGCTTTTAGTCCCTTAGGAAGAGGATTCTTGGCGTCTGGTAGAAATTTGGTACAGAACCTGGTTGATAATGACTACCGAAAGGTTAGTGGTTATAATAGAGCatgactttctttttcttttttttttttaaaaatttttgaattttttggttCAAATTGGAATTTCTGGACTCACTGTTCTACATTGATAAACACAGCCTCCCCAGATTTCAGCCAGAGAATGTTGAGAACAATCTGGAAACGTTTGAGCAGGTCAATGAAATGGCCTCGAGGAAGGGGTGTACGCCATCTCAGCTAGCATTGGCATGGGTTCATCATCAAGGAGATGATGTTTGTCCGATTCCAGGAACAACCAAGTTGGAAAACCTCAACAACAATATCAAAGCTTTAAGCGTGAAGCTAACACCAGAGGAAATGGCTGCGCTTGAGTCCATTTCTAATGCAATTAAGGGCGAAAGGAACAAGTACATGGTCCTTACATGGAGACACGCCGATACTCCACCCCTGTCCTCCTGGAAACCTATATGAGTGGTGCAGAGGCCCCATCCTGGGCCTgtacacgtggcagcccagggtCGACCCAAGCTGGGCTTGCACCTCGGGCCCACGGGGAGCCAGCCCAGGGTGCGCGGCGGCTAGGGCTCCGGGAGGCTCCCTAGGGCTACCCCGCAGAGGGCGCGAGGGATCCCCCTCCGTGCGGGGCTGGGAGCTATCCACGGCAAGTCCCGGAACGTACGGAGGTTAGACTCCTCAACATGTATAAATGGTAACACATACCTACTGTACAAGGTACGCTCACTCCTGATGCTCAATCCACTCTGACTAAGTTAATCCCCGGGAACCCTactcaccggaaaactaacttgaccgtcggagtgccctcggggacCACCTCGGGGCCCCCTTTGTGAGATCACTCCTCTCTGTCTTGCAGGCTTGGGACGAGCTCTTCCATCAGCACTccgagctcatcaggtcagctcggtcaggggaagttccgtgcttcttcagttggcgccgtctgtgggaacgaaAGGTAATTGTTAGTGTTGATGGCGAGGACACGGTCCAAGCGAACCGTTGAAAGCACCGGTCCCGGGGCCGGAGAGGGATCCCACCGAGAGGAGAACGAAGCGGCCGGGGGCGCTGGGGGCTCGACCCTCTCAGGGGACCGAAGACGGCAGATGCTCCAGTTCGTAACAGAGAATCTCCCCATGCTGGAGGATATAATCCGGCAGGCTAAAGGAGGAGAGGGGGCTGGAGGCGCACCGACTTCCAAGGCCAAGGGGAAGGAGAAAGAACCACCCCCCGACCGCTCGGAGGATGAGTCACGCGATCAGCCCCCCAGAAGGAAACGGCCACGGACTCCTTCTCGCCCCCGAGCCTCGGTGGTCGGGGACAGCGAGAGGTACTCCCACGACCGGTCCGCGGGGAGCCGACCAAGGGACCCTTCCCCACGGAAACCTACGCGGAATGGGCTCGAACGCTCCCCACGGAAATCTACGTGTGAAGTGTTCGACCCGGGAGGTCGGCACGAACGCACTTAATGTTTAAAGTACTCAGCCCCAAGGTGTGACGTGTGAAGTGTTCGACCCGGGAGGTCGGCACGAACGCACTTAGTATTTAAAGTACTCAGCCCCAAGGTGTGACGTGTGAAGTGTTCGACCCGGGAGGTCGGCACGAACGCACTTAGTATTTAAAGTACTCAGCCCCAAGGGGTGAAGTGTGACGTGTGAAGTGTTCGACCCGGGAGGTCGGCACGAACGCACTTAATGTTTAAAGTACTCAGCCCCAAGGGGTGAGATGTGAGGtgttcgacccaggaggtcggcgtgGCTGCCATTAAAGTTTAATGCTCGACCCAAGAGGTCGGCAGGGCTAACTTTAAAGCCTTGacgctcgacccaggaggtcgacGATGCTCGACCCCAAGAGGCCGACACGAGAAGTTCTATTATGCTCGGCCCCAAGAGGTCGGCACGAGAAACTCGACGATGCTCGGCCCCAAGAGGTCGGCACGGTTTAAAGCTTCGAAACCTGGGAGTTCGACGAGGCCCGACCCAGGAGGTTGGCGCAGTTTGAAGCTTTAGAGTCTGAGTTTGCGGAAATCCGGGAATTCGACGCTCGACCCATGAGGTCGGCATGAATACCTTGAAAGTCTAACGCtcggcccaggaggtcggcgCGGCCTATCCTTAAGAATTTGACGCTCGACCCAAGAGGTCGGCAGGGCTATCTTTAAAGCCTTGACGCTCTacccaggaggtcggcgtgGCTGCCTGTAAAGATTGACGCTCGACCCAAGAGATCGGCATGACCGTCCTGAAGGTGTGATGCTCGAACCCAAGAGGTCGGCACGCCGTGACTTACTTTGAGGCAGCTTGTCAAAACCAGGGAGCACGCTGGCTCGGCCAGGAGGTCGGCACGATTGCCCTGAGAATGTAatgctcgacccaggaggtcggcatgaTTGCCTGGAAAATGTGatgctcgacccaggaggtcggcacgtCTGCTAAAATCAGGGAGTTCAacgctcgacccaggaggtcggcataACTGCCTTGGAAATGCGATGCTCGACCCCAAGAGGTTGGCATATCCGCTAAAATCAGAGTTCGACGCTCGACCCGGGAGGTCGGCGTGACTGCCTTCAAAGTATGATGCTCGGCCACAAGAGGTCGGCACGGCTTGAAATTTTGAAGTCGGAAAGTGCGATGTTCGGCCCCAAGAGGTCGGCACGTTGTGCCTTAACTTGAATGAGTTTGTttgacccaggaggtcggcaagGCTCAAATCTTTAAAAGTTGGGGGCTTAAACCATGTCAGTGGCAATTTGATGCTCGGTCCCATGAGGTCGGCACGCATTGATCAAGTTTGTCGAAACTTGGGAGTTTGACGCTCGACCAAGGAGATCGGCGCGGTTTTCTCAGTGACAGCACTGTACCAGAGGTGACCGGGGCAGAGCAGTGCACGACGCTGGTCTCCCACGTGGCAGAGTATAGATTAGGTCTGCCTGGAAGTCTTACCTAATCTAGGGGGCTAGTGCAGAGGCCCCATCCTGGGCCTgtacacgtggcagcccagggtCGACCCAAGCTGGGCTTGCACCTCGGGCCCACGGGGAGCCAGCCCAGGGTGCGCGGCGGCTAGGGCTCCGGGAGGCTCCCTAGGGCTACCCCGCAGAGGGCGCGAGGGATCCCCCTCCGTGCGGGGCTGGGAGCTATCCACGACAAGTCCCGGAACGTACGGAGGTTAGACTCCTCAACATGTATAAATGGTAACACATACCTACTGTACAAGGTACGCTCACTCCTGATGCTCAATCCACTCTGACTAAGTTAATCCCCGGGAACCCTactcaccggaaaactaacttgaccgtcggagtgccctcggggacCACCTCGGGGCCCCCTTTGTGAGATCACTCCTCTCTGTCTTGCAGGCTTGGGACGAGCTCTTCCATCAGCACTccgagctcatcaggtcagctcggtcaGGGGAAGTTCCGTGCTTCTTCAAGTGGATTTCCAGCCCTTTTACTTCTAGCAGTATTAACCTGAGATGAGTAGTTGAATTGGTACTACTGCGGAGTGTCCTGTGTTTGGCTCTGGTTCTGGACTTTTATGTTTGAGGGGTTTGTAGTATGAAATGAGTTTTCTGTTGTTCTTGTTTGACAAAATAATGGACCTGGTGAGTATATGAGAAAATTTATAGATTCTCACACAGGAGGATAGAAAAATTGTATTCTATTCGTCTCTCATAATGAAAATGTTGTTCTCCCAATCTTTGGTTTTGACAATGAGGGTGTTAATAACATCATAAATTTGGGTGTGGTTTGTTGCGTTTGGAAACTCAAATCTACTAGAGTGAGAAGGTGATCTTCGCTATAGGTTACCACTTAAGGCTAACGTTTGGGGTCTTTATTGAGGTCAATTAACATGGTTAAGAGTCTTTAGAGATGAATTAATTACTTTTGCAATGTTTAGGTGGGTAAGTAGCAGGCTATAAATTTGAGCCCAAAATACATGTTTTTAGCAATAAATTCAATTCTCATAATTTTTGTCGGTTATTTTTTCACTGTATAccaatataaattaaaatatgTTTGAAACATTTCATTACGTATGTAATATTTTGATATCCTATTATATCAAAAAAATGATGTAATAATCGATATATATATCATAATTAGCGAAATACAAGATTATAACTCTCTTATTTACAGATACttaaatgatatatatatatatatcataattAGCGAAATACAAGATTCTAACTCTCTTATTACAGATACttaaatgatatatatatatatatatatatattctaacTCTCTTATTTACAGATACTTAAatgatatatataaatataaataaataaataaataaataaatatatatattctaaCTCTCTTATTTACAGATACTTAAatgatatatataaatataaataaataaataaataaataaatatatatatatatatatatatatataaagttaaCTTTTCTTAAATAGTTGTTGCATAGAAGGAAACTCTTCCCAAATTTTACAGCCTATGATCTATTTACTAAATCCAAAATTCATTACTCATTATAgaagagaaaaatgcaattttggtacctaaactttgacgcacgggcggttttagtccccaaattttggacgaaaacaaatttggtacccgaactttcaaattttgagcacattaagtacccttgacgattttttcccaaattgttaCCGGAAAAAGCCACGTGACTGTCACGTGTCCGGCCAAAATGGAATAAaaaaaggtcaaaaatgcagttttggtacctaaaTTTTGACGCACGAgcggttttagtccccaaattttggacgaaaacaaatttggtacccaaactttcaaattttgagtacattaagtacccttgacgattttttcccaaattattATAGAAAAAAGCCATATGACAGTCACGTGTCCGGCcacaattgtataaaaaaaaggCCCAAAAAATATCAAATGCCATTCTAAtactaagtattaaatttaaggactaatagcgtaataaagaaaaaatccaaggactaaataacatcacatgagtCAACAAAACCCAAGAACCGATACAAATGAGCTCCAATTCCAGACAAATTTTGTGACTTGATTCTTAGATTAATGAACTGGAATTGGAGCTCATTTGTATCGGTTCTTGGGTTTTGTTGactcatgtgatgttatttagtccttggattttttctttattacgctattagtccttaaatttaatACCTAGTATTATAATggcatttgacattttttggcctttttttatacaattgtgGCCAGACACGTGACTGTCATATGGctttttttggtaacaatttgggaaaaaatagtcaagggtacttaatgtgctcaaaatttgaaagttcgggtaccaaatttgttttcatccaaaatttggggactaaaaccgctagtgcgtcaaagtttaggtaccaaaactgcattttttgccttttttaatTCCATTTTGGCCGGACACGTGACAGTCATATGGCTTTTTCCGGTaacaatttggaaaaaaaatcgtcaagggtacttaatgtgctcaaaattgaaagttcgggtaccaaatttgttttcgtccaaaatttggggactaaaaccgctcgtgcgtcaaagtttaggtaccaaaactgcatttttctccattATAGAACCTGTTTAACTATCGTAGTGGAGCTTTTTAGCGGTGAACCCACAAGGAATGAGATTACATTCTACCTCTGGTTTCAAGTGTGAGCATGAACTGCAAAAATTCACGTGTGGAGTCGATAGTGATGCAGCAAACTTTGCAGTACTTATCAACAATTTGCTTGAGTTTTCTTCTTATATCTTTATTCCTTGGGTTCGATGCAATCTCATACGGGCCAATTTACTTGAAGAAATCATTTACACCATTTCTCAAATCTATTAGGATACCAACATTCAACATATATAAGAATATAAAGCAATTTTACATCCATCACATTTCAAAGCAAAATTGCTCTGAAATTAATCCAAAGCCAGTTTCATAGTAGATATGCATTCACTATTAAACACATATAAACAGTCACTCTCAAGCTTCAATTGGTTCATAGAATTCATCACATCAGATTCGTTAGGCAAGCTTTCTTTAATTCCATTAATGTTAGATAAGATGACCATATCTATCATGGTAATTGAACCACACAAAGAATGATTGCAAGGGTTGAAGCAATCATCAAGCGAATCCTTATCACCTTGATCATGTTCTGGAACTATGAACACATATTTCCTTAGATTTGGCCCAAGATTGCAACTATTACAATTTTCTCATGAATCTCTATGATGGTTTACACTACAAGGCTACATACAAGCATCAATTGATATACAAGCCAGGTAAAAACAAGCTTAATTTTCGAGTTTCATTTAGGTAAAATAAGCAAATCCTAACCACAAGAGTGCAAGTCATAGTTCAAACGTTAACAGACACTGGATAAGGGAATAGAAAAGTGAGCTAATGCGAGTAGTATTTTGCAAGGGAGGTATCT
This sequence is a window from Coffea eugenioides isolate CCC68of chromosome 7, Ceug_1.0, whole genome shotgun sequence. Protein-coding genes within it:
- the LOC113778467 gene encoding auxin-induced protein PCNT115-like translates to MATAVRRIKLGSQGFEVSAQGLGCMGMSALYGIPKPEAEMIPLIHHAIDSGVTHLDTSDFYGPHTNEVLIGKALKGGYREKVQLATKFAIRVLEDGSMGGICGEPAYVRAACEASLRRLDVDYIDLYYVHRIDTRVPIEVTMGELKKLVEEGKIRYIGLSEASPDTIRRAHAVHPITAVQLEWSLWTRDAEDSVIPTCRELGIGIVAFSPLGRGFLASGRNLVQNLVDNDYRKVLPRFQPENVENNLETFEQVNEMASRKGCTPSQLALAWVHHQGDDVCPIPGTTKLENLNNNIKALSVKLTPEEMAALESISNAIKGERNKYMVLTWRHADTPPLSSWKPI